From the genome of Devriesea agamarum, one region includes:
- the murD gene encoding UDP-N-acetylmuramoyl-L-alanine--D-glutamate ligase, giving the protein MTTSPQPDAKQPSPQQLNPQQSDPQRVAIQLTELEQAGPAQSDSASVRSVPVADRPWPGLDVTGLSILVCGFGVSGYAVADQTMQRGAHVLVVDAQESDTKREQAQILGNLGVEVRFGDDHVRVLPDDRHIDLVVTSPGWRPDHQLLTAARDKGIPVWSEIELARRMQSADGPVWLGVTGTNGKTTVVTMLESMLRAAGIRAVAAGNVGLPVIEAALSPEPFEVLAVELSSFQLHWTDHVRCESAAVLNIADDHLDWHGDLDAYGAAKGKIYDGVQIACVYNTADHKTRHLVENADVVEGARAIGVRLSTPDISELGLVEDILCDRAFIPTRQHQAAELATLADLAHLAPAPEPDSDDGTPNIPPHLVFNALAAAALARAHGVSPQAVRDGLRAYRMGGHRSAVVASDNGVTWIDDSKATNPHAALAAFGSHSSAVWIAGGLAKGAHFDDLVQAIGPKLRAVVLIGTDPEPLIDALGRHASGVPVIRIDPGETGSDRHADGGRAVMAAAVRAAHGVAESGDAVVLAPACASMDQFTDYAARGDIFAAEVGALMTKG; this is encoded by the coding sequence ATGACGACGTCGCCGCAACCGGACGCGAAGCAGCCGAGCCCACAGCAACTGAACCCACAACAATCTGACCCGCAGCGGGTGGCCATACAGCTAACGGAATTGGAACAGGCAGGCCCGGCACAGTCGGATAGCGCGTCGGTACGCTCAGTCCCGGTCGCTGATCGGCCTTGGCCCGGCTTAGACGTCACCGGGTTATCGATACTGGTCTGCGGTTTCGGAGTCTCCGGATATGCCGTCGCCGACCAAACCATGCAACGCGGAGCCCACGTGCTGGTGGTAGACGCCCAAGAGTCTGATACCAAGCGCGAACAGGCACAGATACTGGGTAATCTCGGGGTCGAGGTGCGCTTTGGCGATGATCACGTGCGCGTTCTTCCCGACGACCGGCACATCGACTTAGTGGTGACCTCACCGGGTTGGCGTCCAGACCACCAGCTACTCACCGCAGCCCGAGACAAAGGAATCCCGGTCTGGTCCGAGATTGAACTCGCCCGCCGCATGCAATCTGCCGACGGTCCGGTCTGGTTGGGGGTGACCGGCACCAACGGTAAAACCACGGTGGTCACCATGCTCGAGAGCATGTTGCGCGCGGCGGGGATCCGGGCGGTTGCCGCCGGTAACGTCGGGCTACCGGTCATTGAAGCGGCCCTGTCACCGGAACCGTTCGAGGTACTTGCCGTCGAACTCTCGTCGTTCCAATTGCATTGGACCGATCATGTTCGGTGCGAGAGCGCAGCTGTGCTCAATATTGCCGACGATCACCTCGACTGGCACGGCGACCTGGACGCCTACGGCGCAGCCAAAGGGAAGATCTATGACGGGGTTCAGATCGCGTGCGTGTACAACACCGCAGATCACAAGACCCGCCACCTGGTCGAGAACGCGGACGTCGTGGAGGGGGCACGGGCCATCGGAGTGCGGCTTTCCACCCCCGATATATCTGAGCTCGGCCTGGTCGAAGATATTCTGTGTGACCGCGCCTTCATCCCCACCCGCCAGCACCAGGCCGCTGAACTCGCCACCCTGGCCGACCTTGCACATCTGGCCCCCGCCCCAGAGCCAGATTCCGACGATGGTACGCCGAACATACCCCCACACCTCGTGTTTAACGCCTTGGCGGCCGCCGCGCTTGCACGCGCACACGGGGTCAGTCCGCAGGCGGTTCGCGACGGGCTACGGGCATACCGCATGGGCGGGCACCGCAGTGCGGTGGTCGCATCGGACAATGGTGTGACCTGGATTGACGACTCCAAAGCCACAAACCCGCATGCTGCCTTGGCGGCGTTCGGCAGCCACTCGAGCGCGGTGTGGATCGCCGGTGGTCTTGCAAAGGGCGCGCACTTTGACGATCTCGTTCAGGCAATCGGCCCTAAGCTGCGGGCAGTCGTGCTGATCGGAACCGATCCGGAACCGCTCATCGATGCGTTGGGCCGACACGCCAGCGGCGTCCCGGTGATCCGGATTGATCCGGGAGAGACTGGAAGTGACCGGCATGCAGATGGCGGACGCGCGGTGATGGCGGCAGCAGTTCGAGCGGCGCACGGGGTGGCTGAGTCCGGCGATGCCGTGGTGCTCGCACCGGCCTGCGCCTCGATGGACCAGTTCACCGACTACGCCGCCCGGGGTGACATCTTCGCCGCTGAGGTCGGTGCACTGATGACGAAGGGATGA
- a CDS encoding peptidoglycan glycosyltransferase FtsW has product MAVLNPRRRAAARQKRAVAASRASGSPRELKPVADPPTPQHRSPVTAWLSSPALDFYALIVLGILLVGFGLMMVLSSTAISNIAVDRSGYAGLLQQGRFAILGIVAAVVAALVPIRVFKRYAWPFMVFAILFQLLVFVPGLGWAVGGNRNWIRIAGFTAQPSELLKLALALWMGAVLAIKRPLLREFRHLLIPAVPMFGLVLLLVALGHDLGTTLVLACLVAGSLWVAGVPRRVFAAFGAVGLIGVIGLTVTSKNRMGRILAWLTGDCPDDLCMQPVHGLQALAEGGWWGVGLGASRQKWGRLPAAANDYIFAIIGEELGLFGTLTVILLFVALALVLARMVVRHHGNPFVQITIAGVSAWLFGQALMNMCVVVGLLPVIGVPLPFISAGGSALVVSLMALGVMISFARHEPGAQEAISASFGRVRRSVAVLPVRRRGASRPSRSARKSSRKAGS; this is encoded by the coding sequence ATGGCGGTGTTGAACCCCCGTCGGCGCGCAGCTGCTCGCCAGAAACGGGCAGTTGCCGCTTCCCGCGCATCAGGTTCACCTCGTGAATTGAAACCCGTCGCCGACCCGCCGACACCCCAGCATCGATCACCTGTGACGGCGTGGCTGTCCTCGCCCGCTCTTGACTTCTACGCCTTGATCGTGCTGGGCATTTTGCTGGTGGGTTTCGGTTTGATGATGGTGCTGTCCAGCACAGCGATCAGCAACATCGCGGTGGATCGCTCCGGGTATGCGGGCCTGCTTCAGCAGGGACGATTCGCGATCCTCGGCATCGTGGCAGCGGTGGTCGCAGCACTGGTTCCGATCCGGGTGTTCAAACGCTATGCCTGGCCCTTTATGGTGTTCGCGATTTTGTTCCAGCTGCTCGTGTTTGTGCCCGGGCTGGGATGGGCGGTGGGGGGTAACCGCAACTGGATCAGGATCGCTGGTTTTACCGCGCAACCCTCGGAGCTGCTGAAGCTTGCGCTCGCGTTATGGATGGGCGCGGTGCTGGCCATTAAACGACCGTTGCTGCGCGAATTTAGACACTTACTGATCCCCGCGGTGCCTATGTTCGGTCTGGTGCTGCTGCTCGTCGCGCTCGGCCATGACCTAGGAACCACGCTGGTTCTGGCGTGTTTAGTCGCGGGGTCGCTGTGGGTGGCCGGGGTACCGCGCAGAGTGTTCGCGGCATTCGGTGCGGTTGGCCTCATCGGGGTGATTGGTTTGACGGTCACCAGCAAAAACCGGATGGGGCGCATCCTTGCCTGGCTCACCGGGGACTGCCCGGACGATCTATGTATGCAGCCGGTGCACGGTCTCCAAGCCCTGGCCGAAGGTGGCTGGTGGGGAGTCGGGCTGGGGGCGTCGCGACAAAAATGGGGGCGGCTACCCGCTGCCGCCAACGACTACATTTTCGCCATTATCGGCGAAGAACTCGGTTTATTTGGCACGCTCACGGTGATTTTGCTGTTCGTAGCGCTGGCATTGGTGCTGGCCCGCATGGTGGTGCGCCATCACGGTAACCCGTTCGTCCAGATCACCATTGCGGGTGTGTCAGCTTGGCTATTTGGGCAGGCACTGATGAACATGTGCGTGGTGGTGGGGCTACTGCCGGTGATCGGTGTTCCCCTGCCCTTTATCTCCGCGGGTGGATCGGCACTGGTGGTGTCATTGATGGCTCTCGGTGTCATGATTTCGTTTGCCCGACATGAGCCCGGGGCACAGGAAGCAATTTCTGCTAGCTTTGGCCGGGTTCGCCGGTCGGTCGCTGTGCTGCCGGTTCGTCGCCGGGGTGCTTCGCGTCCCTCCCGTTCAGCTCGAAAGTCATCCCGAAAGGCAGGTTCATGA